Sequence from the Kineosporia succinea genome:
AGCGCCAGGGTGCCGTGCAGGGCCGCGAAGACCCCACCGCGGTCGATGTCCCCGACCACCAGCACCGGCAGCCCGGCCGGGCGGGCCAGCCCGAGGTTGGTGATGTCCCGGTGCCGCAGGTTGATCTCGGCCGGGCTGCCCGCTCCTTCACAGATCACCACGTCGAACCGGGACCGCAGGTCGTCGAGCGCGTCCAGCACCACCGGGAGCAGCTTCGGCGTCAGGTCGCCGTAGTCCATGGCCCCGGCCTCGGCGAACGGCCGCCCCATCACCACGACCTGCGAGGTGCGGTCGCTGCCGGGCTTCAGCAGCACCGGGTTCATCGCCGCCTCGGGCTCGATCCGGGCGGCCCGGGCCTGCATCGCCTGGGCCCGGCCGATCTCCGCCCCGTCGCGCGTCACGAACGAGTTGAGCGACATGTTCTGCGCCTTGAACGGCGCCACGCTCACCCCCTGCCGGGCCAGCCAGCGGCACAGCCCGGCCACGAGCACACTCTTGCCCGCGTCGGAGGTCGTACCGGCGATCATCAACCCGCCCCGGAGCGACGGCCGCCCCGACCTACTCACGCCACTCATCGCGTCCCCCTGTTCGTCCCGACCATCGCGCCACTCGCTCTGCTTCTTCTTCTCGTCGACGCCCGCCCCGCCACCACCCAGACCGCGGCGACCGCCCCCGCGCAGAGCACGGCCGCCATCGCACCGACGCTCCGCCCGAGGGTCACCGCCCGCCGCACGTCCGCCACCTCGGGAAGCCGGTTGCCCTCCCCCATCACCGGACGCGACTCCACCTGCCCCCCGTACGAATTCGTCCCCCCGAGCCTCACCCCGAGCGCCCCGGCGGCCGACGCCTCGCACTGCCCGGCGTTGGGGCTCGGATGCCGGTTCCGGTCGCGCCGCCACACCTCCCACGTCTGACGCACCGAACCACGTACGACCGGCGCCGCGGCCACCGTCAGCAGCCCGGTCAACCGCGCCGGCACCAGATTGACCACGTCGTCCACCCGGGCCGAGGCCCACCCGAATTGCTCGTACCGCTCCGACCGGTAGCCCACCATCGCGTCCAGCGTGTTGACCGCCCGATAGCCGATCACCCCGGCCGGCCCGGCCACCGCGGCCCAGAACAAGGGCGCCACCACCGCGTCGGACGTGTTCTCGGACAGCGACTCCACCGTGGCCCGCGCCAGCTCGGGCGGTTCCAGTCGAGACGGGTCACGCGCACACAGGTGGGTGAGCAGCTCCCGGGCCTGAGGTGTGCGACCGCTCTCCAGGGCGTCGGCCATCCGTGAGCCCTCACGGGCCAGGCTGGTGCCGCCGAGAGCCGTCCACGTCGCCAGAGCCGTCAGCAGGGCGCGGGCGACCGGACGGCCGGCACAGCACCGGTCCAGCCCGGCCGCCAGTGCCACCGGAACACCGGTCGCGACAGCCGCATAGAGAACACCCGCGGCCCGGTCGGGCCGGTACAGGCGCCGCTCGAGTCGCCCCGCCCACGTCCCGAACACCGCGACCGGATGACCTCGACGAGGATCCCCGAACACCGCGTCCGCCAGTACCCCGACACCGATGCCCAGGGCCCGGGCGCCGAGGTCACGACCGGTTGTGTGCGCAGAGCTCATGACCGGAATCCTGCCTCAACGTCACCCGCACTCACGCACGGCCTGGCCCGGGCCGGACCGCGACGGCTATCCCAGCGCCGAGACCTTCCCGCCGGAAACGGTCTCCTCGTCCAGATCCGCGCCATCCTCGAGGACCTCGAACCCGGTGACGTCGGCCATCGGCTCCCCGATCTCGCGCACGGCACCGTAGACAGCCGCGGCCGCCGGGTCGGTCTCGTCGACGGGGCGCCCCTCACGTGCTGCGAGTTCCTCACCCACGTGACGGTTACGCGGGAATCGGGTGAACGCGGAGACCCCGAAGGTCAGGTCGTGGCCGACGGTCTCGGCCTCCACCTCGAGGGTGCGGCCGGCCCGGTCGTCCTTGGTCCAGCTCCGCTCCCAGAGCCGGCCGGTGATCACCACGGGATGCCCCTTGTGCAGGCTCTGCATGGCGCTCTTGGCCAGGATCCGCCGGCAGTTCACACTCACGTAGGTGGTGCGCCGGTCGACCCAGGTCTCGCGCTCCCGGTCGTACCACGACGACGTGGAAGCGAGCCGGAAACTGGTCACACAGTTGCCGTCGTCGAACGTGATGAATCGCGGGTCACTGGCGATGTTCCCGCGCAGGACCACCTGGATGTCGTTCATCGAAGACCCCTTTCGCCCGCCGGCCGGATCGACCGGTGATCGCCGGGCCGGTTGCCCGAACAGGGATCCAGATTCGCCCCCGGCCCCATCGGACCGAAGTCCCGGAGGCCCGCCTGTGGACAAACCCCGGTTCGTACAGACCTGTGGACCATACGAACCCGGGTCTGTCCACAGGCCCGCCCGTCGACTGGATCCGGGCGGGCCGGGCGGTTCACCATCGGGGCATGAACACGTGCGCCCCGCGAGGGGTTTCAGCTGGAGAGCGCAGCCACCGGCTCGCCGCTCTTCTCCTGCGGAGGGTCGTCGGCGCGGCCCGCGCCCTGGGGATGGTCGGCCGGGCCGTCCGAGGGAGCGCGCTCACCGAGCAGCACCTGGCGGGTCTCCCGGTGCCGGGCGAGCACCGACCGGATCGGGGCGACGACCCGCAGGGTGGCGACGTCGGCAACCGCATCCCGCAGGCGCCCCTGCAGCTCGTCCCGGCGGTGGGCGGCTCCCCCGGCCAGCCACCAGCGGGAGAAGAGCCTCAGCAGCAACCCGGCGACCAGGCCGCCGACTCCGGCCGCGACGGCGAGCGGGAACGTC
This genomic interval carries:
- a CDS encoding cobalamin biosynthesis protein, with the protein product MSSAHTTGRDLGARALGIGVGVLADAVFGDPRRGHPVAVFGTWAGRLERRLYRPDRAAGVLYAAVATGVPVALAAGLDRCCAGRPVARALLTALATWTALGGTSLAREGSRMADALESGRTPQARELLTHLCARDPSRLEPPELARATVESLSENTSDAVVAPLFWAAVAGPAGVIGYRAVNTLDAMVGYRSERYEQFGWASARVDDVVNLVPARLTGLLTVAAAPVVRGSVRQTWEVWRRDRNRHPSPNAGQCEASAAGALGVRLGGTNSYGGQVESRPVMGEGNRLPEVADVRRAVTLGRSVGAMAAVLCAGAVAAVWVVAGRASTRRRSRASGAMVGTNRGTR
- a CDS encoding single-stranded DNA-binding protein; this translates as MNDIQVVLRGNIASDPRFITFDDGNCVTSFRLASTSSWYDRERETWVDRRTTYVSVNCRRILAKSAMQSLHKGHPVVITGRLWERSWTKDDRAGRTLEVEAETVGHDLTFGVSAFTRFPRNRHVGEELAAREGRPVDETDPAAAAVYGAVREIGEPMADVTGFEVLEDGADLDEETVSGGKVSALG